A segment of the Kiloniellales bacterium genome:
GAATACGTCCGCCGGGTGCGCAACTACGTAAGGGTCAAGGAACCGGAAGACGAGACCTGAAGCCATCGCCTAAACACGTAGAGCGCCATGGAGACCCCGAAGATCGCCCGCGACCCTCAGAACGAGCTGCGCCGCCTGGGCGGGCTGGCCGAAGATGCGATCGACTTGGCCGAGGCGGCGCTGCTCCTGGCCGACCTGGAGCGGCCGGGCGGCGACCTGGGCCGCTACCGCCACCACCTCTCGTTGCTGACCCGCGACACCGCGGCGGCGGCCGATGGCTTGGACGCGGAGGACTCGCTGGAGGCCCGGGCTGCGGCGCTGCGCCGGGTTCTGGTCGAGCGCTACGGCTACGAGGGCGACGCCGCGACCTACGACGACCTGCAGAACGCCAACCTGATGCGGGTCATCGACCGGCGCCGCGGCCTGCCGGTCGCGCTCGGGATCCTCTTCCTCCACGCCGCCCGGGCCCAGGGATGGCAGGCGGCGGCCCTGAACTTCCCGGGACACTTCCTGATCCGGCTCGAGCTCCACGGCGAACGCCTGATCCTCGATCCCTTCCACCAGGGCCGGATCTGCGAGACCCGCGACCTGCGCGACCTGCTGAAGTTCGCCCTGGGCTCGGAGGTCGAGCTCGGCCCGGAGCACTACGCCGAGGTCGGCAACCGCGGCGTTCTGCTGCGCCTGCAGAACAACATCAAGCAACGCCTTCTGCAGGCCGAGGACCTCGAGCGCGCCGTGGCGGTCATGGAGGCGATGCTGATGTTCGCGCCGGACTCCTCCGAGCTGTGGTGCGACCTTGGCCTGGCTCAGGCCCGGCTGGGCAGCCTGCGCGGCGCCATCCTGGCCCTCGACAACTTCGTCCAGCTTGGCGGCCGGGACCCGCGCCGGGCCGAGGTGCTGGGCCTGCTTCAGCAGCTGCGCCGCAAGCTGAACTGAGCCTGCCCTTTGCCGAGACCTGAGGACCCGAAGGCGGTATAGTCCCCGTCCCGATCGGAGCCAGGAAACCCAGCCGGCCATGAGCCTTCGCGTCGCCTTTCAGATGGACCCCTTGGCGGGCATCGACATCGATACCGACTCGACCTTCGTGCTGGCCCTCGAAGCGCAGAACCGGGGCCACGAGGTCTATCACTACCTGCCGCAGGACCTGGCCTTCGGGGCCGGCGCCGTGCGCGCCCGGGCCCGGCCGCTGGAAGTCCGCCGCAAGACGGGCGACCACTTCACCCTGGGCCCGGAGGAACGCCTCGACCTGCGCGACATCGATGTCGTGCTGCTGCGCCAGGACCCGCCCTTCGACATGGCCTACATCACCACCACCCACCTGCTCGAGCACCTGCACCCGCGGCCGCTGGTGGTCAACGACCCGGCCGAGGTCCGCAACGCGCCGGAGAAGCTTTTCGTCACCAACTTTCCCGACCTCATGCCGCCGACCCTGATCAGCAGCCATCGTGAGGAGATCCTGGCCTTCCGCGCCGCCCAGGGCGACATCGTGATCAAGCCGCTGTTCGGCAACGGCGGCGCCGACGTCTTCCACATCCGGCCCGAGGACGACAACCTCAACGCCCTCTTGGAGATGTTCACCCGGATCTACCGCGAGCCGATCATGGTTCAGCGCTACCTGCCGGAGATCCGCCAGGGCGACAAGCGCATCATCCTGATCGACGGCGAGCCGGCCGGCGCGGTCAACCGGGTGCCGCCCGAGGGCGAGGCCCGCGCCAACCTGCACGTCGGCGGCCGCGCCGAGAAGTCGGCCCTGACCCCGCGCGAACAGGAGATCTGCGCCCGCCTCGGCCCGACCCTGGCGGAGCGCGGCCTGGTCTTCGTCGGCATCGACGTGATCGGCGACTACCTGACCGAGATCAACGTCACCTCGCCCACCGGCCTGCAGGAGATCGACCGCTTCGACGGGGTCTGCCTGGAGGGCCTGATCTGGGACGCCATTGAGGCGCGCCTGGCGCTGGTCGAGGAGGCCGGCCGCGGCCTGGCCGGCTGATCGCGGCCGAGGCCGGATCGCCGAGGCTCGGTCTCGCCCCGATGCGCTTCTTCTTCTTCGGCAGCCTGCGCGACCACGACATCCTGGAGGTGGTGATCGGCCGGTCCTTTCCCCGCCGCCCCTTTCCGGCCGGCCACCTGCCGGACCACCGGCTGGAGCGCATGGCCAAGGAGACCTTCCCGCTGCTGGTCGCAGCGCCCGGCGCCCAGGCGCCCGGGATCGTGGTCGAAGGCCTCGAGACGGCCGACATCGAGCGCATCCACTTCTTCGAATCGGTCGAGTACGAGCCGCGCCTGCACACCGTCGAACTGGCCGCGGGCGGCACCCTGGACTGCCATCTCTTCGCCGCCACCCCGGTGGCCGGCGTGACCGGCGAGTACTGGCACTACGACGACTGGGCCGCGCGCCACAAGGCCAAGGAGCTGCGCGAGGCTCGGCTCTGGATGGCCTTCCACGGCCGGGTCACGGCCGCGGAGGCCGACCGCCTGTGGAACGAAGCGGTGGCCGGCGACCGCGCGCTCGAGGATCTGGTCGCCGAGGTGATCGGCGTCTCCGGAGCTGCCCCCGGACGCGGCGGCGGGGGCTCGTGACCTGGCGTGGCGATTCGACCCGCTAACGCCTGACCTGGCTCGACGGGCGAGGAGCTGTCTTGCGGACCGGCGCCACCCGTCACCTCGACCAGCAGGGCCTCGGCCACGGTGTCGAGGCGGCCTATGCAGCGCACCCGCCGCCTGTCGCCCGCCGCCGCCGCATAGGGCGGCGCGATCAGGGAAACCTCGAGCTCGACGACCTCCAGCAGCTTGCCGCCGATGTCTTCGAAGCGGCTGGTCCAGAAATGGCCTTTGGGCTGGAAGGCGTTGCGCAGGTACCAGCCGGCAGCGTCCCCCGCCGGGGCGCCCGCCGTCAATTCCCGGACCACCCGGTCGAAGAGCGCGGCGCAGGCGTCGCGCGTGCGGCCCTTTTCCGGCACCTGCAGGGACAGGAACAGCGTCACGCGGCCGCGACGCCAGTCATAGATGGTGCCGGCCTCGGGCGGCGCGCCGCCCGCCCCCGGCCCGACGAGCCGAAGGCCCGCCCGTTCGATGTCACGATCGAGCTGGGCCAGACACCAATCGAAGAGAGTCAGCGGCTCCGCCATCAGGCGGTGCAGGATATCGGGCGTCTGGGCCCGCGCCGGGTCGGCCGCCGCGAGCGCCAGCAGCAGGGCCGCCGGGGCCAAGGCGCGCAAGGCTCTCATATCGCCCCCCTGAAGCTGTCGGCGCCGAATGCGCGGTTAGGGTTTGAGCCGCACAGGGCAGGGCCAGGGAAAGCTGGTCGGGCTCAGCCGGACGTCTGCAAGGAGTCGTGGAGCCGCGGCAGGATCCGCTCGACGCAGTCGCGGCCTTCGGCGATGGCGTCCTCGGCACGATTGAAGTCCATCAGCCGGATGTGGCCCAGGCGCGGCTCCAGCAGAACCTCGGGCGGGTCGCCGGCCATGCGGCTGCGGGTGATCTGGTTCTGCATGATGCTGATGGAATCCGCGACCACGTCGAAGTAGGAGGGGCGTTCCCGCTCGCCGTCGAGGAGTTGGACGAAGAGCCGCTCGGCCCCGCCGCGGATGCCGCTCGGGATCTCCTTGGTCAGACGGGCCAGGAACTTGGAACCCGAGGTGTCGATCCCGCGCCGCGCCTTGCCCGCGGCACGGCCGCGGCGCCGGGCCGCCCGCTTGCCGGCGAGATCGCTGTTGAGGTTGACCGCGATCACGTGGTCGGCGCCCAGGGCCCGGCAGAGCGAGACCGGAACCGGGTTGACCAGGGCGCCGTCGACCAGCCAGCGGTCGTCGCTGGCCGCCGGGCTGACCAGGCCCGGCAGCGCCACCGAGGCGCGCACGGCCTGGAACAGCGAGCCCTCGCGCAGCCAGACCTCCCGGCCGGTCGCAAGGTCCGTGGCGATGGCGCCGAAGGCGATCGGCAGGTCCTGGATCTCGACGTCCTCCTGGCGCTCGGACATGAAGCGCATCAGGCGGTCGCCCTCGATCAGGCCGCCGCCGGCAAAGCGCAGGTCGAAATGGCCGAGGATCTCACGCCAGTCGAGCTGCCGCGCCCAGGGACCCAGATCCCCGATGTGGCCGGTCACCAGGGCGGCACCGACGAAGGCCCCGATCGAGCAGCCGGTGACCACGTCCGGCTCGACCCCGGCCGCGGTCAGGGCCTCGACGACGCCGATGTGGGCCCAGCCCCGCGCCGCGCCGCTGCCGAGCGCCAGACCGATCCGGGGCGCCTGGCGCGCCGGCGGCACAGGGCCTGGCTTCGCCTCCTTCGGTGCCTTGCGGGCACGGCGGCGTTCCGCGGCGGCCATCAGTCCTCGCCCAGCTTCTTCTCGACCCGGGTGATGTCGGCGCAGATTTCGACGCAGTCATCGCAGATGAAGACATCCGGGCCCGCGATCAGCTTCGCGACCTCGTGCTGGCCCTTGCCGCAGAAGGAGCAGTGCTGGGTCTCGGTGTCCGCGCCGCCTCGCTCGGATCTCCGGCCGTCTTGCGAGTCGCCTCCGGCCTGCGCCGCGGCAGCCCCGTCGCGGTCGCCGGCGAAGCGCCCGGCCGTCCTCCGGGTGTTGACCTCCAGGATCAAGCCTTTGATCTCGGCGAGCTTCCGGTCGACGTCGCTGAAGAGCTCGACGATCTTCTCGAAGCCCTCCTGCGGGCCGTGCTCGTCCTTGGCCATAACGCTTCTCCAGGTTCCGGCACTCCGGCGAGCCCAGGCGCCCGGCCTCGTCGGGCCGCTGGGCTCTGGGATGCCACCGGCGGCGCCATCCCTACCGTCCAGACGCCTGACATACCATATCAGGACCAGGGTGACGCGATGAGATCACGCAATCACAGGCTGCTCGGATGGCTCCTCGCCGCGGCGCTGCTGCTGCCGGGCATCGCAAACGGCCAGGACAGCTGCATGGGCCGCGACGAGGCCATCACCTGGCTCGAGACGCGCTTCGGCGAGCGGGCGATCGGCCGGGGTTTCGCCGACGACGGCCGCGTGATGTTCGAGGTCTTCGTCGGCCCTAAGGGCACCTGGACGCTGCTGGTCTCGACCCCCGAAGGGCCGAGCTGCATCATCGCCGACGGCTTCGATTGGCAGCAGCTGACACCACGGCCAGAAGGCGCGGCGGCCAAGGCGGCGCGGCCATCCCTGCAAGCCGGGCCGTTGTGATTGCGGTCCGGTCCGGCGCCCTGAATGCGGCCGCGATTAGAAGTCGAAGGAGCGCCAGTCGTACTTCTCGACCATCTTGGCGACACGGTCGGGGCGGAAGCGGCCGGTCTGCTCCCAGTCCTCGCGCTGCTGCGCCTGCCGGGCGTCGAGCTGCGGGGTCGCCGGCAGCCGGCCCCGATTCTTGGCGGTCGTGACGAAGACCCAGGCACCCTCCTCCGGGGTCGTCTTCTCCGCCTGAAGGGTGGCGGCGGCCTCGACCAGGGTCTTCTGGGAGATCGTAAAGGTGCGATAGCCCAGGGCCTTGATCGAGCCGTTGAAGCGAAATCCATAGTACACGACGTCACTCTCCCTCTGTCGACGCGGTCATCGCCGTGTCGTTATTTTATCTTTCGTTAACCTTATTCGCTCTAATCAGTATTTTAGGGGTATCGATTCGAACTAGCTTAATAAAGTGTTACCAGAATACAAGAGCGCGGTCACCTGGTACTTCCGACTCACCCTGCAACCCTACCTGGCCGAGCACCGCATCGGCGTCGTGCGCTTGCTGCCGACGGCGCCCCGGTATCGCGGCGTCCCCGCTTCCGTGATAGCCTCATCCTGGGTTGCAGAACCCGCGCCTGCACCACATCACGTTGAGATCCTCCCATGAGCACTCGATTCGCTAGCCGGCTCTGGATGGCCTGGTCCCTGGTTCTTCTGGTGGCGATGGCCGGCGTCTCCTGGCACGCGGCAAGGGCGACGGCGCCCTTGAACGGCCGGGAGGTCGTCGCACCGGTGCGCGGCGGCCTCGAGAGACTTAAGGCCGCCGGACCTCGGATCGAAGCCATCGCGATCGAAGCGGAAGGCTATTCGAACGAGCTTTCTCGCATCGCTCAGAGGCAGTTACCCCGGTCGCCCTTCGGACTTGAGGAGCCGCCTTTCCTGCAAGAGATGAGGGCGAGAGAAGAAGGGCTTCTTGCCGCTTTGACCGGGATACGAGATCAATTACGGGACTCCAAGCGACAGCTTGTCGATCTGCAGAGTCAGTTGGACACTCTGGAGTCGTCGATGCAAGCCGACCTTGACGGTCTCCAAAATCAAATCGGACTCTTGCAAGAAGTCTCCGATGCTCAGCGCGATTTGACCGGCTTCGCTCTGGCGGTTATCGCTGCGCTCGGGGCGCTCTCAACCCTTGTTCTGGCACGGCAGGCGGAGCGGCGGGCAGGGCGGCAAACGGGAGGTGAAGAGACTGCGGGCGCCGAGTCCCGATGATCGCCGCGCAGGCCTCGGCTGCCGCGACGCGGCACGAAAATAGGGGCAGGACCCTGGAGCCCCACCCCTCCGCCACGTTGGCTCTGTGACCCGGCCGGTCAGGCCTTGAGGTCGACGGCCTCCACGATAAAGCGGCCGCGCCCGCGGCGCACGGCATAGGCGCCGCCCCGAGGAATACGCACCTTTTCCATCAGGGGGCTCAGGGCGTTCTCGATCAACTCGATGTTGGGATCGGTCGCCCCGCTACCGTTGGCCTGCTGAGCGAGCCATTTGATGAAAGCGTCCTCCGCGATCTGGTCCCCGAGGGACTTTCTCAGCGCATTCAGCTTGCGAACCTCTCCCTTGCTCAGGGACTTTTCATCGATTGCAGTCTTGGCCTTGGCCATCGTTTCCTTCTCCTATCGTAGGGGGTACCCAACATATTTCTGGATTTTCCGGCAAGATCAAGCCCGCAAATGGGCTAGAACGGGAAAGACTAGTCAGAAGTGCACGCCGCTTAAAGAGAGTCGTCCTGTCGACGGATAACGCGGCAGCACGAGCACGTTGTTCACGCCCGGGACCGGCCGTCCAAGGGGCCGGCAAGTTCGGCGATGCCATCGCGTTTCGCTTCGTGCCGGTCAAACAGACGCCGGCGATGGCCCGGCGAAAGATCGCGCGCCCTCGCGGCGCCAAAGCGTCTTGCCGCCGCCCGTGTCGCCGGTGCGCTTTTTCCTCTTCCTCGCCTGCATCGCCGAAACGCCCGGTCTGCGCGCCGGCCACCCGGCCGCTGGCCAAGCCGGGGCTCTGCCACTAGGCTCTACCGGCGGTTGCGGCGCACCCGGACGACGCGGTGCGGGCCGGCCGCCGCGGGGAGTCGGCGGGAGGGGGATCGCCCATGGTGGCGCGGGCCAGGACGGTGGCGTTCCAGGGCATCGAGGTGGTCGACGTCGACGTCCAGGTCCAGATGGCGGCCGGCATGCCGGTCTTCACCGTGGTCGGCCTGCCCGACAAGGCGGTGGCCGAAAGCCGCGAGCGGGTCCGCGCCGCCCTCGGCGCCCTGGGCCTGGGCCTGCCGCCGGACCGGATCACCGTCAACCTGGCGCCCGCGGACCTCCTGAAGGAGGGCAGCCACTTCGACCTGCCGATCGCGCTCGGCCTGCTGGCCGAGATGGGCGTGCTGCCGGCGGAGGAGGTCGGCGGCTACCTGGCCCTGGGCGAGCTGGCCCTGGACGGCCGGGTCAGCCCGGTCGCCGGGGTTCTGCCGGCCGCCCTGCACGCCTCGGCCGCCGGGCTGGGCGTGATCTGCCCGGCCGTCCAGGGCGGCGAGGCGGCCTGGGCCGGCGGTGCCGAGGTCCTGGCGCCGGAGACCCTGCTGGCCCTGGTCAACCACTTCAAGGGCAGCCAGGTCCTGACCCCGCCCGAGCCCAGGGTCGCCGAGGCCGCCGTTGCGGCCCTCGACCTCCAGGACATCAAGGGCCAGGAGACCGCCAAGCGCGCCCTGGAGATCGCCGCCGCCGGCGGCCACAACCTCTTGATGATCGGCCCGCCCGGCGCCGGCAAGTCGATGCTGGCCCAGCGCCTGCCCGGGCTGCTGCCGAGCCTGACCCCGGCCGAGGCGCTGGAGGTCTCGATGATCCACTCGGTCGCCGGGCAGCTCGAGGGCGGCCGGCTGCTGCGCCGGCGCCCGTTTCGCGACCCGCACCACTCGGCCTCCCTGCCGGCCCTGGTCGGCGGCGGCCTGCGCGCCAAGCCGGGCGAGGTCTCCCTCGCCCACCTGGGCGTGCTCTTCCTCGACGAGCTGCCGGAGTTCGCCCGCGCCACCCTGGAGGCCCTGCGCCAGCCGCTGGAGACCGGCCGGGTCTCGATCGCCCGGGCCAACGCCCACGTCACCTATCCGGCCCGGGTCCAGTTGGTCGCGGCCATGAACCCCTGCCGCTGCGGCCACCTGGACGACCCGGCCCTGGCCTGCAGCCGGGCGCCCAAGTGCGCCCAGGACTACCAGGCGAAGATCTCGGGCCCGCTCTTCGACCGCATCGACCTCCACGTCGAGGTCCCGGCGGTCGCCGCCGCCGACCTCTCCCTGCCGCCGCCCGCCGAGGGCTCCGAGGCCGTCGCCGCCCGGGTCACCGCCGCCCGCGGGCGCCAGAGCGCCCGCTTCGCGGCCCTGGAGGCCGAGCCCGCGCCGCGCTGCAACGCCGAGGCCGACGGCAGTCTCCTGGAGGAGATCGCCGCCCCCGACGCGGAGGGCCGCGCCCTCCTGACCCGGGCGGCGGAGAAGATGAAGCTCTCGGCCCGCGGCTACCACCGGGTCCTGCGCGTCGCCCGCAGCCTCGCCGACCTCGACGCCAGCGACCGCGTCCGCCGCCCCCACATCGCCGAGGCCCTCTCCTACCGTCGCGTGGTGCCCTGGGCAGGGGCGTGAGACAGCGCTCTTCGTTCAGGAATCACAAAGGCATCAAGGGTGACGGAAGTGGTGCCTAAGCTGTTGTACCTTCCTCAGAAGCCTGTTGGACCGCATTGTAGAGTTGCGTAGCCAACATTCCCTCAAGAAGCTCCTCCATTGCAGAAACATCTACGACCTCATCCTTCCAAGGCTCGTCGGCAGCCTCTAGAGCGTCGTAGTACGGGACTTTGTCGTCTGCAATTTGATCCGGGATTGTTGGCGTCCCCGCCAGCAGCCCGTTGAGCCTAGTGTTTAGGACCACGTACATCGCTGCACGGGCTGTCCGGCCATTCCCATCGGCAAATGGGTGTATCCAGTTGAGGCGCCATAGGACATAAGCCGCTAGATGGATTGCGCTCGATACTTCCCAGTTATCGTTGACGTAACGGC
Coding sequences within it:
- a CDS encoding transglutaminase-like domain-containing protein, with protein sequence METPKIARDPQNELRRLGGLAEDAIDLAEAALLLADLERPGGDLGRYRHHLSLLTRDTAAAADGLDAEDSLEARAAALRRVLVERYGYEGDAATYDDLQNANLMRVIDRRRGLPVALGILFLHAARAQGWQAAALNFPGHFLIRLELHGERLILDPFHQGRICETRDLRDLLKFALGSEVELGPEHYAEVGNRGVLLRLQNNIKQRLLQAEDLERAVAVMEAMLMFAPDSSELWCDLGLAQARLGSLRGAILALDNFVQLGGRDPRRAEVLGLLQQLRRKLN
- the gshB gene encoding glutathione synthase; its protein translation is MSLRVAFQMDPLAGIDIDTDSTFVLALEAQNRGHEVYHYLPQDLAFGAGAVRARARPLEVRRKTGDHFTLGPEERLDLRDIDVVLLRQDPPFDMAYITTTHLLEHLHPRPLVVNDPAEVRNAPEKLFVTNFPDLMPPTLISSHREEILAFRAAQGDIVIKPLFGNGGADVFHIRPEDDNLNALLEMFTRIYREPIMVQRYLPEIRQGDKRIILIDGEPAGAVNRVPPEGEARANLHVGGRAEKSALTPREQEICARLGPTLAERGLVFVGIDVIGDYLTEINVTSPTGLQEIDRFDGVCLEGLIWDAIEARLALVEEAGRGLAG
- a CDS encoding gamma-glutamylcyclotransferase family protein, producing MRFFFFGSLRDHDILEVVIGRSFPRRPFPAGHLPDHRLERMAKETFPLLVAAPGAQAPGIVVEGLETADIERIHFFESVEYEPRLHTVELAAGGTLDCHLFAATPVAGVTGEYWHYDDWAARHKAKELREARLWMAFHGRVTAAEADRLWNEAVAGDRALEDLVAEVIGVSGAAPGRGGGGS
- a CDS encoding patatin-like phospholipase family protein, giving the protein MAAAERRRARKAPKEAKPGPVPPARQAPRIGLALGSGAARGWAHIGVVEALTAAGVEPDVVTGCSIGAFVGAALVTGHIGDLGPWARQLDWREILGHFDLRFAGGGLIEGDRLMRFMSERQEDVEIQDLPIAFGAIATDLATGREVWLREGSLFQAVRASVALPGLVSPAASDDRWLVDGALVNPVPVSLCRALGADHVIAVNLNSDLAGKRAARRRGRAAGKARRGIDTSGSKFLARLTKEIPSGIRGGAERLFVQLLDGERERPSYFDVVADSISIMQNQITRSRMAGDPPEVLLEPRLGHIRLMDFNRAEDAIAEGRDCVERILPRLHDSLQTSG
- a CDS encoding YifB family Mg chelatase-like AAA ATPase; its protein translation is MVARARTVAFQGIEVVDVDVQVQMAAGMPVFTVVGLPDKAVAESRERVRAALGALGLGLPPDRITVNLAPADLLKEGSHFDLPIALGLLAEMGVLPAEEVGGYLALGELALDGRVSPVAGVLPAALHASAAGLGVICPAVQGGEAAWAGGAEVLAPETLLALVNHFKGSQVLTPPEPRVAEAAVAALDLQDIKGQETAKRALEIAAAGGHNLLMIGPPGAGKSMLAQRLPGLLPSLTPAEALEVSMIHSVAGQLEGGRLLRRRPFRDPHHSASLPALVGGGLRAKPGEVSLAHLGVLFLDELPEFARATLEALRQPLETGRVSIARANAHVTYPARVQLVAAMNPCRCGHLDDPALACSRAPKCAQDYQAKISGPLFDRIDLHVEVPAVAAADLSLPPPAEGSEAVAARVTAARGRQSARFAALEAEPAPRCNAEADGSLLEEIAAPDAEGRALLTRAAEKMKLSARGYHRVLRVARSLADLDASDRVRRPHIAEALSYRRVVPWAGA
- a CDS encoding Fic family protein — encoded protein: MPTDRHSIAQPQELITDPDEKARREAENGVHQFRLATDIIREHIQDPERPFRLAPRHILQLHHAALEGIHALAGTYRNTPVQIGKSNHQPPEHYYVAEHVDALCRYVNDNWEVSSAIHLAAYVLWRLNWIHPFADGNGRTARAAMYVVLNTRLNGLLAGTPTIPDQIADDKVPYYDALEAADEPWKDEVVDVSAMEELLEGMLATQLYNAVQQASEEGTTA